A stretch of Brassica napus cultivar Da-Ae chromosome C6, Da-Ae, whole genome shotgun sequence DNA encodes these proteins:
- the LOC111213696 gene encoding glutathione S-transferase T3-like, which yields MNLLFSQTQTPVNLDSPEPLWFGSQGPRESVVPPVVKPVVESGGESGLRRKWSPMEDKILIGAWLNTSKDPIISNEQKAGSFSRRIVDYYNASPQLVGTVLRELGSCKQRWGRINTDVSKFTGCYDAALREQRSGQNDDDVMKAALEIFFKTTESKFTMDHCWRELRHDQKWCSVYGPKEGGKEKRKQVIDVDREEEEVGEPEGRPPGVKAAKAGIKKKKSGREEELGKLQRVLEVKEKLSRAKILDRLLAKKEPLTEMETNLKMKLMFEML from the coding sequence ATGAATCTACTGTTTAGTCAAACTCAGACTCCAGTGAACCTTGATTCACCCGAACCTTTATGGTTCGGTAGCCAAGGTCCTAGGGAGTCTGTTGTCCCTCCTGTAGTCAAGCCTGTTGTCGAGTCTGGTGGTGAGTCTGGTCTCAGGAGGAAGTGGTCTCCGATGGAGGATAAGATCCTTATTGGTGCCTGGCTTAACACCAGTAAGGATCCTATCATCAGCAATGAGCAGAAAGCTGGTTCTTTCTCGAGGCGGATTGTAGATTACTACAATGCAAGTCCGCAGCTGGTTGGGACCGTACTGAGAGAGCTAGGTTCCTGCAAGCAGAGGTGGGGGAGGATCAACACAGATGTATCCAAGTTTACAGGATGCTATGATGCAGCTTTGAGGGAGCAGAGAAGTGGCCAAAATGACGATGATGTGATGAAGGCGGCGTTGGAAATTTTCTTCAAAACTACCGAGTCCAAGTTCACCATGGATCACTGCTGGAGGGAGCTGAGGCATGACCAAAAGTGGTGCTCTGTCTACGGGCCGAAGGAGGGTGGAAAGGAAAAGCGTAAACAAGTGATTGATGTTgatagagaagaagaggaagtcgGCGAACCAGAAGGTCGACCTCCCGGGGTTAAGGCTGCCAAAGCTggtatcaagaagaagaaaagtggTAGAGAGGAGGAGCTGGGGAAGCTTCAGAGGGTTCTAGAAGTCAAAGAAAAACTGTCTAGAGCTAAGATTCTAGATCGTTTACTCGCGAAGAAGGAGCCTTTAACTGAGATGGAAACAAATCTAAAAATGAAACTAATGTTTGAAATGCTTTGA